A stretch of DNA from Desulfurella amilsii:
TCTTTAAAAATAGTATTTTATGAAAATGAAAAAAATAAAACGCTCAAAGATTTGCCAGTTAAAAATATTGAAAGTGTTGCAGTTGCAATTGGCCCAGAAGGTGGATTTAATGAAAATGAAATTACGGTTTTACAAAAGAAAGGTTTTGTTGCGCTCAGTTTATCAACAAACATATTAAAAGCAGAAGTTGCAACAATTGCGGCACTTGCTCAGATAGAATTAATATTTAGATAGTCTTCCAGCCATCTAAAACTAGGTACTTGAAACCAAACACTTTATTAAGCTTAATGGCAAAATCCTCTTTGTCTTGCACAAACTTATCTACATAAACATCAATACCATCTATATTAAGCAAAATATACTTATCTGAGTTTTTGGGTGAACCGATTGACACTTCAGGGATCGTTTTTATATCTATGCAGGTATTTGCGACATCATGGTAAGTTATGCTAACCTTTCCACCTTTTTTAACCCGTCTTTACCACTTTTTGACAGAATCCACCAAAAAACAGGCGTTTTTTGCATATAAACCTTTTAGCTACCTTGGGCTTTTCTAAAGCCCATATTGACCTATCTATACTATCTATCATATAAAGGCTTGTTTACCCAAAAAGCGAGCATGCTGTTAAATACTGGGCGCAAAACTAAGCGCTTTGGATGTTTTACTTTCCACCGCATTTGAGCATATAAGCCAAAATGCACTCTATAGAATATCAGATAAGCTGCTTTTGCATAAAGACCAAATAGAAAGCTTGCGTAGCGCAAAAGTAAAAACGGCTTTTGAAGAAAAGCTAAAGTCTATAATAGAAAGCAAGCGTCTGAAAAGGTACGATAAAGCTTTAGAGCAAATCTCAAGACTCAAATAGAAAGAAAAAGCATAATAAAATAAACTCGCTGCTTGCAAATTTAACAAAAAATACTGTAGTACCCATAGAAAAAATAATGCTGTTATAATAGCATTATCAAACTACAGGTGGTAAAGAGGAGTTAAAAGCAACAAAATAGAAATTCTACCCGCTAAAATATAGCCTCTGTCAAAAGGTACACAATCTATGTCAGTAAGCTTGTTATTTATATAAAATGCCCTGCTAATATTTATTTTATTCTCACTGCAGACGCTATTTTGAAGCGGCTTTAAGTCTAAATTTTGTGGATAAGCAGAAATCACTTGTTTATCTGAACTTGTTATCAAAACAGCATAGATATCTGGGTGTTGATCTACAAAGTTTTTTATAGTAAAACGAGCTTTTTGTGTATAGAAATTTGTAGCAATAGAATCTTTAAGCAAATTTTCTGAATTACGTAACAGTCTTACGTAAGTTTGGATAGTAAATGCACTCTGCTGTGCTATTGTATTTAACTCAGACTATGTATAGCGCACAAAATTTCTGTAAACCCTAATAAATACTACAGAAACAATCAAAAAAGCAATGAGGCTTATGATAGCCCAACTTAGCATAAAGTATTTTGATAAATTTGCTTTAAAAGCCTTTATGTTCGCTTAAATACCACCACTTTTTTTTGTTACAACAAACCAGCTTTTTTGCTTGCAAACGTTATTGCTAGATAATTGAGAAAATAATAACCCTTATATGTCAAATTTTGTTTCACTTAGATAACTTTATTATATACTGCCAAATAATTCTTAAGTAAAAATTGTCACTAATTAAGCCTTTTGAGCGCCAGGTTTCAGCCTTGAGCCTGCAATCTGGCCTGCCACGGATGCCACTAAAAATAACGGTATAAAGTAATAGCTAATACCAAGCAAAATTCTAGGCAGTGCAATAAATGGGATTGGAATGTGAATATAAGCAAACCAGCGCCAGGAAAATTTCTTTACTTTAGATCTTAATCGCCCAAAAGGAATGTTAATTAAAAAAGCAAAAACTGCTAACAATACAAACATTGTATTATTTTAATTATTTTTATTAAAATTGCAAATTTTTCTATTTTTGAATTTATGGTTTGCAAAAAATATTTTTTTAGATATAATTTTGTTATCTTTAATGTGCTGGAGGATTATTATGAAAAAAATTTTCTTATCTATCTTGGGTCTTATTTTAATGTTTTCTTATGCAAACGCCACAGTTAATTACGCATCCATTGCTAAAAAACTTGTTCCTGCTAATGTAAACATTGAGCTTAAGCAGACTAACGATTTTCAAATTCCAGGTTTTAAAACATTTATTGCAACTCTAAAACCACAGAACGCATCGGTAACTGTTTATAAGTATTTATGGATTTCAGAGGATGGCAAATATGTAATACCAAACCTTTTAGCCTATGCAAACAATTCTGTCTCACAAATTGAGCCCAAAGTTAAAGAATCCTATAATACAGTAAATATTGAGTGGTTCAATAGAGTATTGTCAACATTAAGCTCAAACTTGAAAAAAAGCTATGGCAACGGAAAAATCGAGGTTTATATATTATCTGATCCATATTGTCCTTTCTGTAAAGAGCAGCTTGCTCAAGCAATTGAACTTGCAAAACAAAATAAAATTAAATTATATGTTATACCATTTGATGTACACGGGGAAAAATCAACACAAGCTTCAATGTTATTCTGGGATATAGAATCAAAAACAAACCTTGCTGACGCTTTAGCAAAAGTAGAAGCTGCATCATTTGAAAATGTTGACAAAATTGTCTCTCAAAATCAAAACTTAATCAAACAACTAACACCAAAATATCAAGCAAAACTTCACTACTTAAAAGAAGAATTTTTTAAACAAAAGTTAAACGGTACGCCTTCTATTATCATTAGAAAAACAAATATAACAGGCATAGTAATTGTAGGCCTAACCAATCTTGCTAATTTTGTAAAGTAAACCATGAAAAAAAAGCTTTTAATAGCTTTTATCGCTCTAATAACTCTTTTTGTTTTAATGCTAGCAGGTTACTTTAGCCTGCCCCTTTTTTTAAAAAGCCAGTACTTTTTGCATTTTGTTGAAAATAAAGCACATATAAAAATAGAAAAAATCGAAAATTACAAAATTTCTCAAACGCTAAATTCTATAAAAGTAAATATCTCTGATCTAAAAATAAGATCAAGCAAGTTTAATTCTTGTGCAAAAAATGTATCATATACACTTAAATTAGGCGAATTGCTTTCCAGAAAGCCCACATTCGGCAATCTCAAAATTCAAAACTTAGATATTACAATATACCCTTCAAAAACACCAACAAAAACTACAACACTCATAAAGCCGCTCCCTTTATCCATCGATATAGCAAATTTAAACGCATCATATGAAAACTATAAAATTAATGGCGCATTAAATGTGGTATTGAATTTGACAACAAAAAATAACAACTTTTTTTTTAAAGGTGATGTAAACAACAGCCCAATTGAGCTCGCAGGTGATATAAATCCAAACAACCTTCATATTAACTTAAATGTAAAAAAATTTTCACCAAAAGATTTCCCGGCATATCTAAAAGTCATTAATAACACAAGCTCAAAATTAAATTTAACACTCAAAAACAACCTGGAACTAATAGACGGTAAATTAAAAATAAGCGATATAAACTACAAAGGACTAAAACTTATAAGCCCAAGCGCCACTTATGCACATAACGAACTTTACTTAAATATTCCAAGTGTTATGTACAAAGAAAATATCACTGGTAAAAATGCCAATCTAAAACTCAATACTAAAAATTATAACGCTACACTTTTATTTAGCCAGATAAGTGTAGCAAACCTTAACATCAAAAAACCAACAATAAATTTTATATATGACAAAAACAACGATAATTTTTCTCTCAAAGGATCTGGAGACGGCTTTTTAGCTAAGGCAAAAGGTACACTAGATACCAAAAGTTTTGATAATACCCAGCTAGAGGGTTTTTTTGAAACACCATATATTGATTACAAACAGATAAAACCATTAATTAGCAAAAAACTTCAAGAATATATATTTTCTGGAGAAATAAAAGCAAAAAAAATTACATTTAACGGCAAAATAAAAGACAAAGAAAATATTATTAAAACTGGAGAGCTTGTTGCGCAAAATGCTAAATTTGTAGTTGAAAAAGACACATACCCATTCGTTGTTACATTTGCAAATATCAAGGTTACGCCAAAGGATGTTATTATTGACGGAACAGGCTTTAACGATGAAGTTAATTTAATTAGCTCAAAGATGGTCATTGCACGGGAAAAAGGCTATCCGGCAAACATGCATTTAGTGCTAAATGGCGAATCTACAAAAAATACTGAGGATTTTTTATACAAGGCAATACTTAGCCACGACGATGCAAAGTATATTGATTATGCCAAAGACATCAGAGGTCCATTTGGTGCAGTAATTGATATCAAAGATTATTACTGGCATCCGCAGCCACATTTTGATTTTAATGTTAATATAGATTCTCACTTAAATCTTGTGGACAAAAAAATTTCAAAAACACCGATAAGCTTGGTTGGTAAGTTTGGTATTCAAAGAAAAAATCAAACACTTAAAGTTAGCGCAAATAACTTAAAAATAAAAAACGACACATCTTTTGTTAACATTACAGGTTTTTTGGAACACTCAAATACCCTTTTCTACAATGCTAGTTTAAGCGGTAAAATAAACCCAAACGACATAAAAAACGTTTCTTATTTAAAACTAGACGAAAAATACCTGCCAACAAGCAAGATTACAATAAAGCCCTCATCTATTTGGGGTACACTGTCAAAAATTAATTTTAATGCTGATATTGAGGGTAAAAAATTATTTAAAGAACAGGGGTTTGGTGTAGATGAAATTCTAGCAAAAGGCTACTTTGAAAAAAACCTAATCAGCCTAAACCCTATAAAGCTAGATAATACAGTATCAATAAACGGCTTATACAATATTAAGGCAAAAACTTTTAATGGTGATATTGCATTAAATAATTTTAGGTTATCAAGTATAAAAAATTTGCTAAAGTTGCCAATAGATGAAGCAATACTTAACGGAAACGTCAAATTGGGTCTAAAAGATAAAAAATTTCAATATATATACTCAAATAATTTAGTACTAACAGATTTGGTGTATGATGACGATTTAAGTGTAAAATCTGCCCATATTACATTTAATAAAAATTACGCTACTATAACAGATGGCTATGCACTAGTTTTAGGCAACCCTGTAAGCTTTAATGGAAGCTTAAATTTAGAGCCACTCACTATAAGCCTAAATGCAACAAGTCAAAAATTTATAGTAAAAAAATCACAAAGTAAAACAAAAAGCTACATAGGAAACATTAAATTTAAAATACCAAATGCTCAGATTTACGCAAATGCTCACATAAATGAGCTTATTATACAAGGTTCAAAGCCACTTATATTTAATAATGTAGAGGCGCATTTAGAACTTGCAAGCAAGCGCTACCTTATTATTAAAGCACCAAAAACGCAAATAAACATACAGATGGCTAAAAACACAATTAATATTAATGCAACAGACTCATATCTTTTTGCACACTACATTCAAAGCAAAACAAAAAAACCATCTATAACAACACTTAACGCCACACTTCAAACACCATCCGCGGACGAAATAGATTTTAAAAAACTAAACGGCACGCTTAAATTTGTTTCGCAAAATGGCAATATTAAAGATTTTCCAGATATCTACAAAATTTTATCGCTTGCGGATGTTTTAGGTCTAATTACAGGACAAATAGATTTGCGGAGTGGATTTTATT
This window harbors:
- a CDS encoding DsbA family protein, giving the protein MKKIFLSILGLILMFSYANATVNYASIAKKLVPANVNIELKQTNDFQIPGFKTFIATLKPQNASVTVYKYLWISEDGKYVIPNLLAYANNSVSQIEPKVKESYNTVNIEWFNRVLSTLSSNLKKSYGNGKIEVYILSDPYCPFCKEQLAQAIELAKQNKIKLYVIPFDVHGEKSTQASMLFWDIESKTNLADALAKVEAASFENVDKIVSQNQNLIKQLTPKYQAKLHYLKEEFFKQKLNGTPSIIIRKTNITGIVIVGLTNLANFVK
- a CDS encoding AsmA-like C-terminal domain-containing protein → MKKKLLIAFIALITLFVLMLAGYFSLPLFLKSQYFLHFVENKAHIKIEKIENYKISQTLNSIKVNISDLKIRSSKFNSCAKNVSYTLKLGELLSRKPTFGNLKIQNLDITIYPSKTPTKTTTLIKPLPLSIDIANLNASYENYKINGALNVVLNLTTKNNNFFFKGDVNNSPIELAGDINPNNLHINLNVKKFSPKDFPAYLKVINNTSSKLNLTLKNNLELIDGKLKISDINYKGLKLISPSATYAHNELYLNIPSVMYKENITGKNANLKLNTKNYNATLLFSQISVANLNIKKPTINFIYDKNNDNFSLKGSGDGFLAKAKGTLDTKSFDNTQLEGFFETPYIDYKQIKPLISKKLQEYIFSGEIKAKKITFNGKIKDKENIIKTGELVAQNAKFVVEKDTYPFVVTFANIKVTPKDVIIDGTGFNDEVNLISSKMVIAREKGYPANMHLVLNGESTKNTEDFLYKAILSHDDAKYIDYAKDIRGPFGAVIDIKDYYWHPQPHFDFNVNIDSHLNLVDKKISKTPISLVGKFGIQRKNQTLKVSANNLKIKNDTSFVNITGFLEHSNTLFYNASLSGKINPNDIKNVSYLKLDEKYLPTSKITIKPSSIWGTLSKINFNADIEGKKLFKEQGFGVDEILAKGYFEKNLISLNPIKLDNTVSINGLYNIKAKTFNGDIALNNFRLSSIKNLLKLPIDEAILNGNVKLGLKDKKFQYIYSNNLVLTDLVYDDDLSVKSAHITFNKNYATITDGYALVLGNPVSFNGSLNLEPLTISLNATSQKFIVKKSQSKTKSYIGNIKFKIPNAQIYANAHINELIIQGSKPLIFNNVEAHLELASKRYLIIKAPKTQINIQMAKNTININATDSYLFAHYIQSKTKKPSITTLNATLQTPSADEIDFKKLNGTLKFVSQNGNIKDFPDIYKILSLADVLGLITGQIDLRSGFYFDKMVGNFELKDGTIKTTKPLTVKGTSNNLFINGNVNLTNYHVDTLFMITTFTFINRIISYIPIIGHILGDKEKSFTGLSFRVNGYLDGKMNIYPVPWESLGKGLLDIITRTITLPAYLLGVNGDHKQSNGEKK